GGCAGACGTTCTTTGATCTCCTCGGAGCGATCCGCCAGCTTGAGCGTCTCCGAGGAAAGCAGAATCCCCTGGGCCCGGCGCAGCAGCTTGGCGATCTTGGCCCCTGTTTTTTGCTGGTCGGCGCCCAGCCAGGAACTTTCCGGCAAACGTTTTTGCTTCTCGCGCAGGACCGTGGCCTCGTCAAGGGTCCCCGTCAGATTTTCCCAGTCCGACATCACCGCTTCCGGCAGCGCGGCGCAACTCCGCCCCGCCATGACCGCGCCGGCCAGCGACAGCAGCACGGCCAGCCGCAGCGCGTCCCTGAAAACTTTCATTCCTTCCGTACCCCCTTGGATTCTCCCGGGTGATCTCGTGTATCGCGCCATTTTCATACAGGAAAGCGGCGCCGATGTCAATGACGATTTGCGCAATATCCAAAACTCCACCGTAAAAAAACGAAACGGATCGACGCCGAAGTTCCCTTTGCTCCGCACCGAGCGAAGGGAAACGTTGTTTCAGGCGCGCTGGAGCCGCCCGTCGATCTGTCGCAACCGGCGGTGCGAAAGAACGATGAGCGCGAAGAAAATCATCGCCCACCCCGCCGCCGTGGCATGGGCAATGGCAGGAATCCCCAGCAACGGCACCAGCCAGAACGAGAGGATCACGCGCAGGATGATCTGCAGCAGCGAGACGACCATAACGACGCGGAACTCGCCCAGCCCGCGCAAGAAACTCTGCATCACCACGTCGACGGCGCTGAGCGCGAGGTACACCGACTGCGGCCGCAGATACAGGCTGCCTGCTTCGATGATCACGGAGTCCGAGCCGTCGGGCACGAAAATGCCCATGATCGCCGCGGCGTTCCGAAACACCAGCGTACAGGCCACGCTCACGTACGCCAGATTCATCACAAAACTCGCCCGAACTCCGGCCCGCACGCGCTCCGCGTGTCCCGCTCCCAGGTTCTGAGCGATGAACGTCGATTCGGCCGTGGAAATGCCCTCGTAAGGCATGACCACGATCGCCTCGATGCGCGTCGCCGCGTTGTAGCCAGCCACCACGTCGGCTCCCATCGGATTGACGCAGCCCTGCGTGAGAAAGCGCCCCACGTAGACGATAATGGACTGCAGCGCCGACGCCCAGCTGTAGCCGATCGTCTGCCCCAGCGCCGCGCGGTCGACGGCGCAGTCGCCGCGGCGGAGCGCCAGCAACGGTTCGTAACGATAAACATAATAAATGCAGGCGCCCGACGAAAACATCTGCGACAGCACGGTGGCCAGCGCCGAACCGCGCACGCCCAACCCCAGCGCGCCAACGAAGAGCAGATTCATGGCGATGTGCAGAGCCGACGCCGCCGCCTGAAAAACGAACGGGATCTTCGAGTTGCCGATGCCGCGCAGCGCCGAGGCGTAATAATTGTACAAAAACGAGAAGATCAGCCCCGCGAAAACGATGTTCAGATAGGCCATCGTCTCGTCGCGCAGTTCCGCCGGCGCTTTCGTCCACGCCAGAACGCCGCGCGCGCCGCACAGACACAGGGCCGTCAGCCCAAGCGTGAACAGCGCGCCGAAGATCAGCGCCGTGGACATGGTTTTCTTCAATTTTTTCGTGTCGCCGGAACCGTAGATCTGCGCGATCAGCACGGAAACGCCGGTGCACCCGCCGGCCAGAAAAAACACGACGATAAACAGAATCGGCGTGGCCACGCTGACCGCCGCCAACGAACGGCTGCCGAGAAAACGGCCGACGATGACCGCGTCGACCGTGATGTACAACTGGAGAAAAAAATTCCCCACCATGATGGGCAGCGCAAAGAGAAAAACGGGCCGGAAGACGCCGCCCGAGAGCATCCGTTTCTTTGGCTCGGCAGCTTCCATCCGGCCGCCCCCGCAGGGACTCATCGCTCAGCGCCGAACCTGGCCGCTGCCACGAATCTTGTATTTCGTGCTGGTCAGCTGTTCGATGCCCATGGGGCCGCGGGCGTGCAGCTTCTGCGTGCTGATGCCGATTTCCGCGCCCAGGCCGAAGACGCCGCCGTCGGTAAAGCGCGTTGAGGCGTTCACGTAGACCGCCGCCGCGTCGACGCGATCGAGAAACTCTTCCGCCTCGGCGTAATCGGTCGTGAGGATACTCTCGGAATGTCCCGTGCCCCAGCGGGCAATGTGCGCCAGCGCCTCGTCGAGCGAGTTCACGATCTTGACCGAGAGGATCAGGTCGAGGTACTCCGCCGCCCAGTCCTCGTCGGCGGCCGATTCCATATCCGCAAAAATCTCGCGGGCTGCCGTGTCGCCGCGCAGCTCCACGCCATGAGCCACCAGCGCGTTGGCCACGGCCGGCAGGACCTTCGGCGCCACGTCTTTATGAATCAGCAGCGTTTCCATGGCGTTGCACGCCGAAGGCCGCTGCGTTTTGGCGTTGATGACGATCGGCACGCACATTTCCGGATCGGCGGAAGCGGCGATATACGTGTGGCACACGCCGTCGCCCGTCATGATGCAGGGCACGGCACAGTGCTCGCGCACGGCTTTTTTCAGACCGCGGCCGCCGCGAGGGATCAGTACGTCCAGATCGTCCAGCTGCATCAGCGCCGTCGTCGCCTCGTGCCCGGGCACGTCGAGCAGCTGAATGCAGCCTTCGGGCAGCCCCGCGCTGGAGATGGCCCCGATCAGCGCGCTGACGATCACACGGCTGGAATTCATGGCTTCGCTCCCGCCGCGCAAAATCACCGCGTTGCCCGACTTGAGGCAGAGCGCCGCCGTATCGGCGGTCACGTTGGGACGCGACTCGTAAATGACGCCGATCACGCCGAGCGGCACGCGCACTTGCGCAATCTTCAGTCCGTCGGAATTGACGTAGCCGCGCACCGTCTGGCCGATCGGATCGGGCAACGCCGCCACCTCTTCGATGCCGACCGCCATATCTTCTACGCGGTGCTCCGTGAGTTTCAGCCGATCCAGCATCGCCTGGCCGAGGCCGTTTTCCTCCGCGCCGCGCACGTCGCGTTCGTTGGCCTCCAGAATGTCGTCCTTATGGGCGCGCAGCGCCGCCGCCATGGCCCGCAGCGCTTCGTTTTTCTTCGCCGAGCTGGCCTGTGCCAGCACGGCCGCGGAAGCGCGGGCCTTCTTTCCCATTTCGTGCAAAATCAACGATGCGTCCATGATCATCCCCCATTTCTCAAACACCGTGGTCTAAAGCACCGTCAGATTATCGCGGTGAATAGCCTCGTCAAAGTCCTTCTCGCCCAGCAGCGCTTCAAACTCGTCGCTGCGGTGCCCCATGATCTTTTTCAGATCCCGCGAATTGAAATTCGTCAGGCCGCGGGCGATCTCCTGCCCGTTCGGGGCCAACACCGCCAACAGACGGCCGGCTTCGAATTCGCCGTTGACGGCCGTGATGCCCTTGGCCAGCAGACTGCCGCCCTGCTCCGTGAGCGCTTTGACGGCTCCCGCGTCGATCGTCACCGATTCGAAGGGGCGGTTGGCCGCGATCCACTGCTTGCGCGCGTGGCGGTGCTCCACCGGCGGGATGAACAGAGTGCCCAGCACTTCGCCGGCGAGGATGCGGTGCAGCACGTTCTCCGCCGCTCCGGAAGCGATCACCAGCGGGATGCCCGCCGGCAGCACCACGTCGGCAGCCGTGATTTTGGTGTACATGCCGCCGGAGGACATGCTGCTGCCCTTGCTGCCCGAGTTGTCGCGGATGCTCTGCGAAACGGCGCGCACCTCGTGGATCAGCTTGGCATCTTTGTGGACGCGAGGATCGGCATCGTACAGCCCGTCGATGTCGGAAAGGATGATCAGCAGATCGGCGCCGGCGGCGCAGGCCACTAGGGCCGACAGCGTGTCGTTGTCGCCGAACTTGAGTTCGTCCACGGCGATCGTGTCGTTTTCGTTGATCACGGGAATCACGTTCATGTCGGCAAGAGCGTGCATCGTGTTGCACAGATTGAGATAGCGCGAGCGGTCGTTGAAGCCGACGCGAGTCAGCAGGATCTGTGCGGTCGTGCAGCCGTACTCGGAGAAAAGTTTTTCGTACATCTGCATCAACAGCCCCTGCCCCACCGCCGCCAACGCTTGCTTGACCGGCAGGCTGGCGGGTTTTGCGGAGTAACCGAGGCGCCCCATGCCGGCGCCGACCGCTCCCGACGAAACGAGCAGCACGTCGGTACCGCGGTTGTGAAGGTCGGCCAAAGCGCGGCAAAGCCTGCCCATGCGCTGGATATTGATTTTTCCGTTACCGTGCGTGATCGTGCTCGTGCCGACTTTGACCACTACGCGGCGACATTTTTTCAGCTCGCTGCGATCCAATGAAACGCACCTCCCCCTGTTGAAACATTTGTATTTCATTTCGATCCCCAAACGTGTGGTTTATTGTACCACGAAAAACCGGCGATTTCGGCGCGCCCCAACCACGCCGCTCCGTAACTTTGTCACTGACAAAAAGGGGCCTCTCGTTTATACTTGTCTCGTCGATAAAAAAAGCCCGGCTCGCGGCCGGGCAACTTCAGCGACTTACAGGAGGAAATAAAAAATGACGCCGATCGTCCTTACCAGTGAAAATTTTCAGAGCGAAGTCCTTCAAAGCAGCGAACCGGTGCTGATCGATTTCTGGGCGCCGTGGTGCGCGCCCTGCCGCGCTTTTTCGCCCGTCCTCGACGAGATCGCCGCCGAAGCCTCGGGCTTCAAAGTCGGCAAGGTCAACGTGGACGAGCAGCCCGAACTGGCGGCTTCGCTCCGTATCATGAGCATCCCCACGCTGATCTTGTTCAAAAACGGCGCTCCCGCCGGCCGCACCGTCGGCGTGCAGTCGAAGGAAAACGTGCTCGCCCTGCTCAAATAAGCGGCGCGAGAAACATGCCCCGAAAACGAGCGCAAGCGCCCGGCGGACTGGTCCGCCGGGCGCTTGCGCTCTGCAATGTTCCGATTCACTTTTTTGCCGTCAGCTGCGCCAGTTTGTCCGGCGCAACCAGTTCGATGCAGCCGCGGGAAAGCCGCGCCATGCCCTCGGCCTGGAAGTAACGCAGCATCCTCGTCACCACCTCGCGGGCCGTGCCCAGGTGGGCGGCGATCTTCTCGTGAGTGATCTTCAGCTTCCCCGTCCCTTCCAGCTCGCTCTCCTTCAGCAGAAACTCCGCCAGACGGGCGTCGAAACTTTTCCACAACACCTGTTCGACCAGCCAGAGAATGTCGGACAGATGGGAGGCCGCGAGCTCGCCGATGAAATTCGCGAAAACCAGCGAACGCGCCACCAGACGCTTGCATGCCGCCGGCGGGATCACCCACAGCCGCGAGTTTTTTTCCGCCTCGACGCTGACGTCGAAACGAAGCCCCGGCACGGCGCAAGTGGCCGAAAACAGGCAAATGTCGCCGGGAACGAGGCGGTGCAGCGTCAGCTCGCGTCCCTCCGGAGAGATGATAAAGGCGCGGATCTGCCCGTCCATGACGGCGATCAGGCCGTCGCAGTCGGCCGAACCGGTATGGAGCGGCGCGCCGGCCTCGACGCCGCGGACGAGCGCCGCCGCTTCCAGCTCCGACTGTTCGTCCGCCGTCAGCCGCCCCCAAAACGGGAAACAATCTTTTAATTCGATGAAACCCACCTTCCTTCGCCGTCCATACCGGACAAATCCTCATGACAAAGCCGCCGAAAGTTTTTCGGCGGCTTTTGTTTACTCGGAAACTGCGGCCAACTCCCGTTTGGCGCGGCGGCGCGGCGGCCGGGCGCTGAACGCGAGCGCTTCGCCGTCGAGAACGCAGTCCACCGTGGAGCCGTCGGGCACCTCGCCGGACAGGATCAGATCCGACAGGGGGTCTTCGATCTTCGTCTGGATCAGGCGGCGCAGCGGCCGGGCCCCCTGATTCTGGGCCGCCGCGGCCCTGAGCAGGAACTCCCGCGCATCTTTCGCCATGGAGAGGATGATGCCGTGCTCGCCGAGGCGCGCGCGCAGGTCGAACATCATGATGTCGAACACGCGCGTCATCTCTTCGGCGCTGAGCGGATGGAAGACGAGCTGCGCGTCCACGCGGTTGAGGAACTCGGGGCGGAAGAACTCCTTCACGGCGCCGAGGACCGCTTCCGACTGCTTTTTCTTTTCCGCCTCCGCGGAAGCGGAGAAACCGAGCCCCGCTTTCGCCGTCTCGCGCACGCCGAGGTTGCTGGTCATGATGACGACGGTGTTCTTGAAATCGACCGTGCGCCCGTGGGCGTCGGTGAGCCGTCCCTCTTCGAGGATCTGCAGCAGCAGGTTGAACACGTCGGGATTGGCCTTTTCGATTTCGTCGAACAGCACCACCGACCAGGGATGACGACGCACGGCCTCGGTGAGGCGGCCTTCCTCGTCGTAGCCCACGTAGCCGGGCGGCGCGCCGATCAGCTTGGCGGCTTCGTGGCGCTCCATGTACTCGCTCATGTCGAAAGCCAGCAGGGCCTTTTCGCTGCCGAACAGCGCGCGCGCCAGACAGCGGGCCAGTTCGGTCTTGCCGACGCCGCTGGGGCCGAGGAACAAAAAGCTGCCCACGGGACGGCGCGGGTCTTTCAGGCCGCTGCGCGAACGGCGCACGGCGCGGCAGAGCGCGCTCACCGCTTCGTCCTGGCCGACGAGGCGCTGATGGATCTCCGACTCGAGGCGCAGCAGGCGCTGAGCTTCGTGCTCGGTCAGAGTCTTGACGGGGATGCCGCTCCACTCGGAGAGCACGCCGGCGACCTCTTCCTCGTCGACGGTCAGCCCTTCGGGGATCTGCCGCCCGTCAAGGTCAAGGCGCACTTTCGCGCCCGCTTCGTCGATCAGGTCGATGGCCTTGTCGGGCAGGCTGCGGTCCGACAGATAACGGCTGGACAGTCGCACGGCGGCTTCCAGCGCGCCTTCGGTGTAGCGCACGCTGTGATGTTTTTCGTAGCTTTCCTTCAAGCCCTGCAAAATGGCCAGCGCCGCGTCCTGATCGGGCTCGCCGACCGCCACGGGTTGGAAACGTCGCTCCAGCGCCGCGTCCTTTTCGATGTTCTTCGTGTACTCGTCGCGCGTCGTCGCGCCGATGACCTGAAATTCGCCGCGAGCCAGGCTGGGTTTGAGGATGTTGGCCGCGTCCAGCGAGCCTTCGGCGCTCCCCGCGCCGACGACGGTGTGCAGCTCGTCGATGAAGAGGATCACGTTTTTGGCGGCAGTCAGCTCGTCGACGATTTTTTTCATGCGGTCCTCGAACTCGCCGCGGTATTTGGTGCCGGCTACGAGCGTTCCCATCGTCAGTTCCACGACGCGCTTGCCCTTGAGCAGCGAAGGCGCGGAACCTTTTTGGATCTTGTAGGCCAGCCCTTCCACGATCGCGGTTTTGCCCACGCCGGGATCGCCGACCAGCACGGGATTGTTCTTGCGGCGACGGCAGAGGATCTGCATCATGCGGTGCATTTCCTGCTCGCGCCCGATCAGCGGATCGAGTTCGCCTTTGGCGGCTTTGGCCGTCAGGTCGACGCAGTACTTGTCCAGCGTCGGCGTTTTGACATCCGCCGCCGGGCGGGCATCGCCGTTTTCTTTGTCATTCTCCGCTTCCTGGCGGCTGGACTGCGCCAGCAGCTGTTTTTTCAGGCTGACACGCAGGTTTTCCGTGTCGAGCCCCAACTCCGCCAGAGCATGGCAGGCCGTGCACTCCGGCGCGGACAACACGCCGAGCAGCAGGTGTTCGGTGCCGACATAGCTCGAATGGAGCTCGCGGGCCAGATGGATGGCCGCATTCAACACGCCGCGGGCCCGATCCGAGAGCGGCAGGTCGACAGGCTGCGCGTACGGCGCCGCGGGCGGGCGCAGGGCAAGGATCTCGCGCGCCACGTCTTCGGCGGCCAGTCCGGCTTCTTTCAAAGCCAGCGCCGCCACCGACGACTCTTCGGCGATCAGGCCGATCATCAGATGTTCCGTGCCGATAAAAGCGTGTCCGAGGCGCAGTGCCTCACGATGCGCGATCTGGATCACACGTTTGCTTCGTTCCGTAAAAAACTGCCACAAGGCACTCCCCTCCTTGATCGTTTGGGATAATTCTCAAATCTCAGGCCAGATCGAGGCCGCAAAGCATTTTTTTGAGCATCTCGGCCGCCAACAGACTTTTCTTGTAGGGAGACACGTCGAACATGCTATCGCAGAGTTCGCCGATATGGCGCAGCGAAATCTCGATCAGCAGGCGCTCGCGGGCGTTGATCATACCGCGCGCCTGAAGCGAGCACAGCAGGCGTCTGGCATCCGCTTCGGAGATGGAGTCGCCGACAATCTTGACGATATGCCGGGCGCGCTCTTCGGGCATGTCGTAGCTGATCTTCATGATGCGGATGTAGCCGTGGCCGCCACGCTGGCTCTCGACGATATAACCGCGTTCGGGCGTGAAGCGGCTCCTCAGCACGTAGTTGATTTGGCTGGGAACGCAGCCGAAACGTTCCGCCACGTCCTTGCGGCGCAATGAAACGCGATCGGCGTCGGCGGCCCTGTCCTGCTCTTCCCGTTCGAAAAGTTCGTTGATGTAGCTCTCAATGACCTCGGTCAAACTGCTCATTCAAGGTTCCTCCGTTCCTTCTTTCAGAACTGGAACGATTGTAGCGCATTGGTCAAATATAGTCAAGAACTGGTCAGGATTATTTTTGACCAACTTTATTTTCCGTGCCGCCGGCCAAGCGCTTCAAGTTGTCGCGATGGCGCCACAGCGACAGTGCCGCCAGCCCCAGCGCAAGCATCACGAAAGCGCGGTGAAGCCCGAAAAAGCCAAAAGCTCCGGCGACAAACAGCAGCGCCGCCAGCGAAGCCACGGAAACGTAACGCGTGGTTTTCATGATCAAAAACCAGAGCGCGCCGCCCAGCAGCACCGCCGCGCACGACGCCCACATCTGCACGAAAAACAGCGTGCCCAGCGTCGTGGCCACGCCTTTGCCGCCGTGAAAGCCGAGCCAGACGGGGCAGTTATGTCCGCATACGGCCGCAAAAGCGGCCAGCGCCACCGCCGCGTCGTCGCCGCCGAAAGCGCGGCACAGCATGACGACGGCGCCTCCCTTGAGCATGTCCATAATGGTCACGAACACGGCCCACTTTTTCCCCATCACGCGGCCCACGTTGGTGCCGCCCGTGTTTCCCGAGCCGAGCGTGCGGACGTCCTCGCCCTTCATGAT
The sequence above is drawn from the Pyramidobacter piscolens W5455 genome and encodes:
- the proB gene encoding glutamate 5-kinase gives rise to the protein MDRSELKKCRRVVVKVGTSTITHGNGKINIQRMGRLCRALADLHNRGTDVLLVSSGAVGAGMGRLGYSAKPASLPVKQALAAVGQGLLMQMYEKLFSEYGCTTAQILLTRVGFNDRSRYLNLCNTMHALADMNVIPVINENDTIAVDELKFGDNDTLSALVACAAGADLLIILSDIDGLYDADPRVHKDAKLIHEVRAVSQSIRDNSGSKGSSMSSGGMYTKITAADVVLPAGIPLVIASGAAENVLHRILAGEVLGTLFIPPVEHRHARKQWIAANRPFESVTIDAGAVKALTEQGGSLLAKGITAVNGEFEAGRLLAVLAPNGQEIARGLTNFNSRDLKKIMGHRSDEFEALLGEKDFDEAIHRDNLTVL
- the plsY gene encoding glycerol-3-phosphate 1-O-acyltransferase PlsY yields the protein MEQTLWAAIGYLFGSFPTGYLTVKIMKGEDVRTLGSGNTGGTNVGRVMGKKWAVFVTIMDMLKGGAVVMLCRAFGGDDAAVALAAFAAVCGHNCPVWLGFHGGKGVATTLGTLFFVQMWASCAAVLLGGALWFLIMKTTRYVSVASLAALLFVAGAFGFFGLHRAFVMLALGLAALSLWRHRDNLKRLAGGTENKVGQK
- a CDS encoding ATP-dependent Clp protease ATP-binding subunit — protein: MWQFFTERSKRVIQIAHREALRLGHAFIGTEHLMIGLIAEESSVAALALKEAGLAAEDVAREILALRPPAAPYAQPVDLPLSDRARGVLNAAIHLARELHSSYVGTEHLLLGVLSAPECTACHALAELGLDTENLRVSLKKQLLAQSSRQEAENDKENGDARPAADVKTPTLDKYCVDLTAKAAKGELDPLIGREQEMHRMMQILCRRRKNNPVLVGDPGVGKTAIVEGLAYKIQKGSAPSLLKGKRVVELTMGTLVAGTKYRGEFEDRMKKIVDELTAAKNVILFIDELHTVVGAGSAEGSLDAANILKPSLARGEFQVIGATTRDEYTKNIEKDAALERRFQPVAVGEPDQDAALAILQGLKESYEKHHSVRYTEGALEAAVRLSSRYLSDRSLPDKAIDLIDEAGAKVRLDLDGRQIPEGLTVDEEEVAGVLSEWSGIPVKTLTEHEAQRLLRLESEIHQRLVGQDEAVSALCRAVRRSRSGLKDPRRPVGSFLFLGPSGVGKTELARCLARALFGSEKALLAFDMSEYMERHEAAKLIGAPPGYVGYDEEGRLTEAVRRHPWSVVLFDEIEKANPDVFNLLLQILEEGRLTDAHGRTVDFKNTVVIMTSNLGVRETAKAGLGFSASAEAEKKKQSEAVLGAVKEFFRPEFLNRVDAQLVFHPLSAEEMTRVFDIMMFDLRARLGEHGIILSMAKDAREFLLRAAAAQNQGARPLRRLIQTKIEDPLSDLILSGEVPDGSTVDCVLDGEALAFSARPPRRRAKRELAAVSE
- a CDS encoding glutamate-5-semialdehyde dehydrogenase; this translates as MDASLILHEMGKKARASAAVLAQASSAKKNEALRAMAAALRAHKDDILEANERDVRGAEENGLGQAMLDRLKLTEHRVEDMAVGIEEVAALPDPIGQTVRGYVNSDGLKIAQVRVPLGVIGVIYESRPNVTADTAALCLKSGNAVILRGGSEAMNSSRVIVSALIGAISSAGLPEGCIQLLDVPGHEATTALMQLDDLDVLIPRGGRGLKKAVREHCAVPCIMTGDGVCHTYIAASADPEMCVPIVINAKTQRPSACNAMETLLIHKDVAPKVLPAVANALVAHGVELRGDTAAREIFADMESAADEDWAAEYLDLILSVKIVNSLDEALAHIARWGTGHSESILTTDYAEAEEFLDRVDAAAVYVNASTRFTDGGVFGLGAEIGISTQKLHARGPMGIEQLTSTKYKIRGSGQVRR
- a CDS encoding Crp/Fnr family transcriptional regulator; its protein translation is MGFIELKDCFPFWGRLTADEQSELEAAALVRGVEAGAPLHTGSADCDGLIAVMDGQIRAFIISPEGRELTLHRLVPGDICLFSATCAVPGLRFDVSVEAEKNSRLWVIPPAACKRLVARSLVFANFIGELAASHLSDILWLVEQVLWKSFDARLAEFLLKESELEGTGKLKITHEKIAAHLGTAREVVTRMLRYFQAEGMARLSRGCIELVAPDKLAQLTAKK
- the trxA gene encoding thioredoxin; the protein is MTPIVLTSENFQSEVLQSSEPVLIDFWAPWCAPCRAFSPVLDEIAAEASGFKVGKVNVDEQPELAASLRIMSIPTLILFKNGAPAGRTVGVQSKENVLALLK
- a CDS encoding MATE family efflux transporter, with the protein product MEAAEPKKRMLSGGVFRPVFLFALPIMVGNFFLQLYITVDAVIVGRFLGSRSLAAVSVATPILFIVVFFLAGGCTGVSVLIAQIYGSGDTKKLKKTMSTALIFGALFTLGLTALCLCGARGVLAWTKAPAELRDETMAYLNIVFAGLIFSFLYNYYASALRGIGNSKIPFVFQAAASALHIAMNLLFVGALGLGVRGSALATVLSQMFSSGACIYYVYRYEPLLALRRGDCAVDRAALGQTIGYSWASALQSIIVYVGRFLTQGCVNPMGADVVAGYNAATRIEAIVVMPYEGISTAESTFIAQNLGAGHAERVRAGVRASFVMNLAYVSVACTLVFRNAAAIMGIFVPDGSDSVIIEAGSLYLRPQSVYLALSAVDVVMQSFLRGLGEFRVVMVVSLLQIILRVILSFWLVPLLGIPAIAHATAAGWAMIFFALIVLSHRRLRQIDGRLQRA
- a CDS encoding CtsR family transcriptional regulator, with the translated sequence MSSLTEVIESYINELFEREEQDRAADADRVSLRRKDVAERFGCVPSQINYVLRSRFTPERGYIVESQRGGHGYIRIMKISYDMPEERARHIVKIVGDSISEADARRLLCSLQARGMINARERLLIEISLRHIGELCDSMFDVSPYKKSLLAAEMLKKMLCGLDLA